The Capsicum annuum cultivar UCD-10X-F1 chromosome 1, UCD10Xv1.1, whole genome shotgun sequence sequence GGATTTTCCATTCATATTTTCCTCAGATGAAACCCAATGagatgaagatgatgaggaagatgaagaagaagttatCATAAAACCACTGAATAGTCCTCCACATCTGACTCTTTCCTTAATACAATCTTGGCCTGCTGCTGCACCACTGTTTCTGTGATGATGAACAGACGAAACTTTAGATTTGCCTTCTCTCTGAGACTCAACTCTTCTCAAAGTACAATCACCAAAACCAGTTGAAATTCTCTCAAAGAAATCACCTGAAAAGCTTCTGCTTCCACAGCCAACAGATCTGGATCTAGATACCTTTCTATCAAATGCAGGACTCTCATTCTCCTCCACCACTACaaactcttctttcttcttctccctTGACCTCATAGAAGATGAACCAACTGAAGATGATGAAGCAACGCTCATGGTTTTTTCAGTTTTCTTGGAAGTAGAAGAAGGCTGCTTAGAGGATGAGTAATAGAGAAATGACCAGAACCTTTTCCTATGAGGGGTATAGTCTTCTTCTTCAGCAGTATCCATAAAATGCTTATGATTTCTAGGGGTTGTTGTGGACTTGCTTCTCTTCATAACAATGCCAGCATTTGAACTAGTAGCAATGTCTTTCTTCTTCTTATAATGACTACTCAACAGAAAAGGCATTCTTGATTTCCTCATTTTCCCATAGTGATGACAAACATTTGTTTGGATGTTGTTTGTTTGGACGTTGTTGTTGTTTGCTTGGAGTGATGGTAGAGTTGAGGAAGTAGTGGAAGAAGTGGCTCCAAAATCAGATCTAAAAGAGGGagtagaagaagaggaagaagaagggaAAATGGCAGAAGGGAAAGAGGAAGAAACAAGCTTTCCAAGCTTTTCTTGAAGGCAGAAAGCACAGATCCCACCTGGGGTGTTGTTCTTGTAAGGATGGTTTGTACATATCATGTTACCGTCACCCATGTCTTCTTGAATACCTTCCATCACCATTCTTTGCTTTTTTTCAAAACCAGAAACTGAAGAAAGGTGAAATCTTGAAACCCCTGCAGCAGCTAACTCTATTTCTGCCCTGTTATCTACTCATTACTACCCTTGCTGTTCTTGATGGAAACAAGTTGGACTACTAAAGCTTAACTTGAAGGGATAGCAAAGAAGAAAGAATTAAACAAGGGTAGGAAAAAGGGACAATGGAGAAGAAGTAGGAGGCAGATGGTCAAAGGTGGTGTAAATGAAAccattttttcagaaaatagaagagaaattaTGGCATTGGAGGAAGGGGAGAATGGTAGTCCCCAGGAGCACGTGCCAACCTGACTGACCAACTGATATAATTAATACTGATGAATCAAGACAAGGGAAACCCCACCCCCCTACCCCGCTACTGTTAGGgtttttaccttattttttattaaacttaaattttttaatttttttttaagagagAAAATGGTTTATTATTTTCTAACCTTTAGTTAAAATCTTAACTATTATAAGAGGGGAAATTAGTTATCCTActtctctctctgtctctctctctgaAGGTACTGTTTAACTTGATTCGATCGTCGGCGCCGATCCAGCCCCCCGGCGCCGACCTCCGGCCCGATCTTCGAGCCCCCCGCGCCGATCGTTGGCGCCGACCCGGCCCGATCTCCGAGCCTGACCTCCGGCccgatctctctctctctctccctaccctctctccctTCCTCTCGCATCGGTACTtggtccccggcgccgtcgccgaccttcggcgccgacccgacccgaccgccggccccgacctccggtccccggcgcAGACCCGGCCGCCGACCCCGACCGCCGGGCCCCCCACCCTTACCTGTCCTGTCCGTACCCCCCTCCCCCCGCCCTCTGCGGGGTACACCAGCCCTCCCCCACCTCGGTCTTCAGCCAGCCAGCCACCGCTCGATCTCCAGCCGCCACCCGCCGCTCCGTCTCAagcagccgcagctccaagcgtaatccggtgacttctaacctttgttattttcgttatttcatattccattttatttcattatttcatattccattcttagtattaTNNNNNNNNNNNNNNNNNNNNNNNNNNNNNNNNNNNNNNNNNNNNNNNNNNNNNNNNNNNNNNNNNNNNNNNNNNNNNNNNNNNNNNNNNNNNNNNNNNNNTACTGTTAGGgtttttaccttattttttattaaacttaaattttttatttttttttaagagagAAAATGGTTTATTATTTTCTAACCTTTCGTTAAAATCTTAACTATTATAAGAGGGGAAATTAGTTATCCTActtctctctctgtctctctctctctgaaGGTACTGTTTAACTTGATTCGATCGTCGGCGCCGATCCAGCCCCCCGGCGTCGACCTCCGGCCCGATCTTCGAGCCCCCCGCGCCGATCGTTGGCGCCGACCCGGCCCGATCTCCGAGCCTGACCTCCGGCccgatctctctctctctctccctaccctctctccctTCCTCTCGCATCGGTACTtggtccccggcgccgtcgccgaccttcggcgccgacccgacccgaccgccggccccgacctccggtccccggcgcAGACCCGGCCGCCGACCCCGACCGCCGGGCCCCCCACCCTTACCTGTCCTGTCCGTACCCCCCTCCCCCCGCCCTCTGCGGGGTACACCAGCCCTCCCCCACCTCGGTCTTCAGCCAGCCAGCCACCGCTCGATCTCCAGCCGCCACCCGCCGCTCCGTCTCAagcagccgcagctccaagcgtaatccggtgacttctaacctttgttattttcgttatttcatattccattttatttcattatttcatattccattcttagtattatgctagtagtaacccctgtaccttgacttgcgtggaatttgtggacattgtctgttgtctgtgGTTGCTGTCgctgtggtcgtttcttccactgctttggattgggttattGACTGGGAAACCGTATTTGGGGCggtgggtgttgagtccagtggtgtttgccccctaattgagtatagttttgtttcgggagtattcctttgaatttgtgtgagccttgtatttccttgctgctgatttgatactaccaccgtgtatatNNNNNNNNNNNNNNNNNNNNNNNNNNNNNNNNNNNNNNNNNNNNNNNNNNNNNNNNNNNNNNNNNNNNNNNNNNNNNNNNNNNNNNNNNNNNNNNNNNNNcgtaggaatggagttggcatcttagtagatgaagagcttagaggtcaggtagtggaggtgaagaggatcaacgataggttgatgactattaagttggttgttcgggggtttaccctgaacgtgtgcagtgcttatgcgccgcaagtgggatcggagggggaggagaagatgcaattttgggaggctttggaggaggtggtgagaggcgtgcctagttcggagaagattgttgtagcaggggatttcaacgggcacatcggggcgctaccgggaggctttggtgacgtgcatgggggttttggttttggggagagaaatgacgAGGGGGGCGACCctactggagtttgcgagggcctttgggctggtggtggtgaactcgggcttcccgaagaaggacgagcacctgatcacctttcgaagcgcggtagccaggactcagattgactttttgttgcttaggaaaggggatagggcgttgtgtaaagactgtaaagtcatcccgagtgagaatctttcgacccagcataggctcttggttatggatttgggcataaagaaggatagaaagaggaggactaaggagtgtagaccgagaattaagtggggcggcctgacgccagtgaatgcgtgggagataggggagaggttggcgggaatgggggtgtgggagtgtaggagggacgtggatagtatgtgggacagggcggcaaggtgcatcagggagaatgcaagtgaggtgttgggtgtttctaggggccgggccgggcaccgtcggagggattggtggtggaatgaagaggtggagaagaaagtggggaccaaaaaaggggcgtatgctaagttggtggatagtaaggacgaagaggagaagcgggtaaacaaaaaagagtacaagctagcgaggaaggaggcgaagtcagcagtcacggcagctaagacggccgcttttgagagcttgtatgcagggttacaggagaaagaaggggagaaaaagttgtttagactcgctaaggctagggagaggaagggtcgtgacctcgatcaggtgaggtgcattaagggggaggacggtagagtgttggtggaggacggccacattaagaagagatggcggtcgtattttcataggctcttgaatgacgaaggggatagagctattgtgttaggggaactggagcactcagaggagtgtcgggattttagctattgtagacgttttaaggtagaagaggttagacaagctatccgcaggatgcgaaggggtagggcgacggggccggatgagataccggtggagttttggaagttcgttggagaggctggtgtaaggtggttgactggattgtttaatgaaatcttcaggacggcaaagatgcccgaggcgtggaggtggagtaccatggtccctctctataagaataagggggacattcagagttgcaataactatagggggattaagttattgagtcactctatgaagatctgggagagagtggtcgaggtgaggctgagacggatagtgtctatttcggaaaaccagtttggatttatgcccggccgctcgacgacggaggcaatccacctggtgcggaggttggtggagcagtatagggagcgaaagaaggatctgcacatggtgtttatcgatctggagaaggcatacgacaaagtccccagggaggtgctttggagatgcttggaggtgagtggagtaccgctggcatatactagagtaattaaggatatgtatgatggagctaaaacccaggtgaggacggcgggaggagactcagagcatttcactgtcctgacaggattgcaccagggatctactcttagtccctttttgtttgcgttggtgatggatgtgttgacgcgacgcattcaaggggaggtgccgtggtgtatgctttttgcagacgatgtagttctgatagatgagactcgagggggtgtgaatgacaaattagaggtgtggaggcaaactcttgagtctaaagggttcagggtgagcagaagcaagacagagtatgtggaatgcaagtttaatgacgtgaggcgggagaatgaggtagtagtgaagctggaagcacaggaggtatgtaagagggataagttcaagtatcttgggtccgtgatctagagtaacggtgagattgacgaggatgtctcgcatcgtattggggcgggatggatgaagtggaaactcgcgtcgggggtgttgtgtgataagaaggtgccgcctaagcttaaaggcaaattctacagggtggtagtccatccggccttgttgtatggagcgaagtgttggccagttaagaactcccacatccagaaaatgaaggtggcagaaatgcggatgttgcgatggatgtgtggactgactagaggggatagagttctgaatgagactatccgagagaaggttggtgtgacttcagtggagtgcaagatgcgggaagcacgattgagatggttcggacacgtgaagaggaggggcatggatgccccggtccgtaggtgcgagaggctagcgttggatggttttaggcggggtaggggtaggccgaagaagtactggggcgaggtgattaggcgggacatggaacagttacagctcaccgaggacatgaccctagataggaaggtctggagggcgcgaatttcggcagaggattagggccagtttgggtcgctagtgtagggaattacttggtgggggttttattcctgttatgattccgtcttccgtgttccatgttttattacgaatctgtgtgctttcctttgctttcctctgttttatattacttatgggtgccgtatttatgttatgtaatctgcttctgtgctttactatgtgtttgtgtggtatctcgtgtcttgagccgggggtctatcggaaacagcctttctacttcatcagaggtagaggtatggactgcgtacatcttacccccccccccccagaccccactaggtgggaatacactgggtttgttgttgttgttgttgttgttgttgttgtagttaaaatctcaactacacactcaacatTTAAAGGGGACATattattttctgaattattttaaaatgaaattattaccctCAACGTTGAAttggcaagagagtgtgtttcactctcttttaaagagagtgagaacgaaaataatttattaaaaatttatttttaatatttctttaaataaatatatataattttaatttttttttctttcttcttcttccattcttcttcttcttcaattgttCTTCTTCCTCTTTAATAGTATcgaagaactcatcaatgacatttcttcttcttccattcttcttcttcttcaatttttcttctttttcaatggcattcaagaactcatcaatgacattatttcttcttccattcttcttcttcaatttttttttcttcttcttcaatggcatccaagaactcattaatgacatttcttcttcttcttcttcaatgataTCCGAGAActcattaatgacatttcttcttcttccattcttcttcttcttcaatttttcttctttttctttttcttcttcttcttcttcttcttcttcttcaatgacatCCAAGAACTCGAATTACGTGATACTGCTGAATCAATTTAGATTGagaaattcaaattaatttttgtGTTGGAATCATTCCTTATCTCCCTAAAAATTAATTGACGTTGAGAAtgttgaaattcataaaaaaaataaagttgccGGAATTTTAAATTTTCTGGCATCGTTACTGTCCAACGGCGTTTCACCATTGAAACTGCACCATTGAAGGTGGCGACATTTTGTGAAAATTATGCCCATAATGTTGAGAaaagtcccacataccttagattctaaaatttgaaagatggaacccggatcttgatccgtttcttggaattcttgatcttagggatgagttTCTTGATCTTTAGGAAAGaagttagggttttgatttgagagaaaaattgaagTATAGAGTGTATTATGGTTTTTGGGGCGCAAATCTTATGTTATGGATGGAATATGGGTGaggtgaagtgaccaaaatgcccctagacccattagaaacTGATTTAATGAGTGAAACAGTTCTGTAACGTGCTGACTGATGCGTCGCGTCGGCTTATTGCCTCAAacgaaaaatgtcataactttttactcagttatcggattttggcgaaattggtatcgttggaaagcttattcaattatatacaatttggtgggtcttgagctgtaaAATTCtttgtgtatcaaaagttatacaggTTCAAAAtaaacccttgtagaatcgaatatctaattttggatgaatgaaagattcttagctcaattttgctctaagtgatttctatgaacacttttcacctctCAATCACTTAATATACTAGGAgaaatatcatgacacatgaatttaaataaaaactatggaattagagcttacacacgtagCAATGacggttcaatttctagctcaaaaatgcaggacattacattatctcccccgtggtatcattcgtccccgaatgatgggtagggacttgttgaagttataaaagtgtagaataaagaatagaacatTGCATTGAACATGTTTCCCTAACAGCATATGCAAAGGCATTaaacgagcttcatgataacccctagtgaaacgtgAAAGCACGAAACATGGAATAATGAGaatttacatagggatgatcttccACATGAGTcatatgaatcataatcatcacaacatgaggtatgagttaatttggtgataACAGGACTGACTTGCatcggtactaatcatgaaataaggtttcCATGGGACATAGGATTTAGAAGCATTCCCCACCTTGCAAGACAcaacgaatagacttaaacttagaggcaCTAATTGTCTacaccccaaacaataaatagcatAGTTCACACTTGCCAACCTACAATTCTCCAATCACACATCTAGCCACAAGAAATCTAAGTCCTACTATTAGTCCTTTTATGTTAAAGCCTAACTAGgagttaaaaggtgctaacttaagctacgtgaccctgtactctacatccctttaagaatattGCTTCACCTTATTACTACTATAAAAAAACACTCTAGATTTAATTAGatagtactaaccacatagcacataggtttgtgttttcagcatccacaatattcaagcctaatcattactacacccattacatggatctccccactaagaccaataATTTCAgtcactctcacaaatatttttgccacattcctccttcttagctatttcacacaataaaagtttatctccttcttttttctttcacctataaccttagctcgagaattcacatcaaatttctcaccttcaagaacatctactcccctacctaacacaTCACCACGCTTTCACAGCCACCATTATACtatcatacggagggtcattaagaGACCCGAGCATAATTGTCATGAACAGGAGAAAGACTACTCAATTATAACCCATATCTGTTGACCAACATCAAGATGGGACATGATGTGAAGGTATGATAACATCATGAAATACTTCCTATATCAAGTATCTGGATCATAAATAGAGAGTCGTtcggaagaaacacaatacaagatgaattcttaggatagagcatagtgagaaaacattggtgcacatatcaagataaaatgagggaaaaagactGAATTACCCTCCTGAACCCAGAAATCAGTAAGACGAACTGGCCACCTGACGCGCTAAGCGACTCGGTGCAACGATATCGTGTCGATCCCATCAATGCGCTACGTAATGCGGCGCGATGATATCATATCGAGctactatttttgaaatccaaacacgtcCCATCCCTTGCcataaaaatccaaaacttccccgagacatccCTTTTTTCTCCCtgaatatgaatcaactcaaaaatttatGTCCCGAGGTCgggaaaattaatttaaaaaatcatgaaagttaaGAGCTAAAAAATATGGCTAAGTCTTCtaatacttagaaaaatttcaggtTGTAATCTCtctatgcatgcaactaataGTGGTATTTAGTTGAGGATGCTATGGGATGTCACTTcacaactaagacaaagattgccgcttgaagcgattgctcctcatttaaggaaTTGAGATTTTCTACGAGTTAGCACTTTGGCTTATCCCGGCATAAAATTAAATGACAACATATAGGAGCATAGTTCccttagaaccaagcatgataTAAAACATAGATTtctttatggatcatgagcaacaggacatagagcttgaatacatgAATGACTGGATTACAGagagacattattgcttctactttggaggtcagatcatgagcataagtccatagagaactcgaaacataggcataggcatgacttgaatactTGGTGTAAGACATTTGCagcaaaatctcataaattgatGTAGGAAGAGTATGCTTGAGTAGGAGctgatttatcatgattcttacttggatcttgacaccacaagaaaattcgaGAACCACTCtaatctatcatctcccccttagatcaatgCCACACTCCTAGATTTGAGGATATAACCTCGTATAAAAttctatagccacaactctcaacaaaAAAGGACATCACCATGCAATTAGACTCTAAACTCTCTCTGCAATAATTTATAATACAAGAACACTAAATTTTCCCTAGATCATCCTCTTCAGGGACACAAATCCTAATTTTCTCTAACACCCAACGTCATCAACTTACGACTGCCATTATCATGGGCATAGATACCCATACTTTTGAAAACTTAATACTCCATCTTGAATTTCTTAGAATACTCGCATTACACCTATAATCACATAACTTGCAATTTAacaaaaatttgtaaaaccatacccaaggctcatattgcctacctatatttcctcactTCAACTCTAACGAACACCGTATAATCACTCACCAGAATTTTCCATACTACAAGATTCGAGAATGAAATCTATGTACACTTGACACTCGTACACATcacaccttatctaacaacatgctacctcaaagttcaacttattcttatctACTCATGCTCTTATCCACATTAATAATttaaccacaattcatcattttaccACTAGTCCCCATGACTATGTACATATCGCAATTATCCACTCCTTAGTCTGCAAGTCGCCAACTTAATCTATTTTAAACACTACACCAAACCAACTAATTCATTCCTACAAAATACGCATTATCAATCTCGAGCTATTATTCTCACCATTATACTCCACATTTAAAGTTCAATCCTATTGTCTATCACAAATTATATACCACCAATAAAgaatgccacatactatactagtctatcaaattggaaaatcaacccaaatacttCACTTCACTTAACTACCACCTATAATCACAACCCCTCCATGAAATCACCAGTACAATCCCACATTCACTACATACCTTCTtacatgaagtactagtttacaactactagagaaaggAAAATCAAGGGGGTAAAATCACTAACTAAGAATAGACGGTCAAAATCTTATGATATAACCTATTATAA is a genomic window containing:
- the LOC107838709 gene encoding uncharacterized protein DDB_G0271670, coding for MVMEGIQEDMGDGNMICTNHPYKNNTPGGICAFCLQEKLGKLVSSSFPSAIFPSSSSSSTPSFRSDFGATSSTTSSTLPSLQANNNNVQTNNIQTNVCHHYGKMRKSRMPFLLSSHYKKKKDIATSSNAGIVMKRSKSTTTPRNHKHFMDTAEEEDYTPHRKRFWSFLYYSSSKQPSSTSKKTEKTMSVASSSSVGSSSMRSREKKKEEFVVVEENESPAFDRKVSRSRSVGCGSRSFSGDFFERISTGFGDCTLRRVESQREGKSKVSSVHHHRNSGAAAGQDCIKERVRCGGLFSGFMITSSSSSSSSSSHWVSSEENMNGKSSIAPASVGHQLVHGRSKSWGWAFASPMRALSKTTSTGKRTASNKNATPNLAAIPSLLTAIG